One candidate division WOR-3 bacterium genomic region harbors:
- a CDS encoding long-chain fatty acid--CoA ligase, whose product MADTIYQYFVQSVVNYPKRTALMYKKQGKYQKITYKELSDFINTVAFHLQQLGVKKGDTVGIYSYNRPEWVMADLATLKLGAIVVPIYHVLSPFYVKYIINDAKIKILFVENKTLFDNVNSIIEDTPSIEKLILFDDTGITTKKSFIKFSDMTKSGNDVKEANGSSNDIATIVYTSGTTAEPKGAVLTHHNIISNAVSAIKLFDINCKDVIMSYLPLSHMFERTAGYYVMIFAGATIGYAENFTTIVQDVAKIKPTVLITLPRVLEKAYQSIAEKVNASSKITKSLVYAAIGVLNKYTNRKYKKLPIPRSLKIKRFIYDMLVAKKFRKIAGGRLRLLVSGGAPLDRRIAKIFQIVGINICEGYGLTETSPVISACTPKDNRLGTVGKIFPGVQVKIGENDEILVKGPNVMLGYHNKPEETAKAIDKDGWFHTGDQGKFDEFGNLIITGRLKELIVTSYGKKIPPIPIEEKLCKSKYIEQAVLYGDKKNFIIALIVPKQKAVEDYAKSNSIVYQKYPELLRRNEIKSLFRWEIDIACKDLAPYEKIKAFALITESFTIENGLLTPTLKLRRSKIFEKYHSLIEETYEKASKEAFRI is encoded by the coding sequence ATGGCAGATACGATATATCAATATTTTGTCCAATCAGTAGTTAATTATCCTAAACGAACTGCCTTGATGTATAAAAAGCAAGGTAAGTATCAGAAAATAACCTACAAAGAATTAAGTGATTTTATTAATACAGTTGCATTTCATTTACAACAATTAGGTGTTAAAAAAGGTGATACGGTGGGAATTTATTCATATAATAGACCTGAATGGGTAATGGCAGATTTAGCAACTCTTAAATTGGGTGCAATTGTTGTCCCAATCTATCATGTTTTGTCGCCGTTTTATGTGAAATATATTATTAATGATGCTAAAATTAAAATATTGTTTGTGGAAAATAAGACTCTTTTTGATAATGTTAATAGCATTATAGAGGATACACCTTCAATTGAAAAATTGATTCTGTTTGATGATACCGGAATAACAACTAAAAAGAGTTTTATTAAATTCTCGGATATGACTAAATCTGGTAATGATGTAAAAGAAGCGAATGGTTCATCTAATGATATTGCAACCATTGTTTATACTTCAGGAACAACCGCTGAACCGAAAGGAGCGGTGCTTACGCATCATAATATTATTTCAAATGCGGTTTCAGCAATAAAATTATTTGATATTAATTGTAAAGATGTGATAATGTCTTATCTACCCCTTTCCCATATGTTTGAACGGACTGCGGGATATTATGTGATGATTTTTGCCGGCGCAACAATTGGCTATGCGGAAAATTTCACCACGATTGTTCAAGATGTTGCGAAAATTAAACCGACGGTTTTAATAACATTACCCCGTGTTTTGGAAAAAGCATATCAATCAATAGCAGAAAAAGTTAATGCCAGTTCTAAAATTACAAAGTCTTTAGTCTATGCTGCAATTGGGGTTCTTAATAAATATACAAATCGGAAATACAAGAAATTACCGATTCCGCGGTCGCTAAAAATAAAACGATTTATTTACGATATGTTAGTAGCAAAGAAATTCAGAAAGATTGCCGGTGGTAGATTGAGATTATTAGTTTCAGGTGGTGCACCGCTGGATAGAAGGATTGCTAAAATTTTTCAGATTGTTGGAATTAACATCTGTGAAGGTTATGGTCTAACTGAAACATCACCGGTTATTAGTGCTTGTACTCCAAAAGATAACCGATTGGGCACAGTGGGAAAAATATTTCCCGGAGTGCAAGTAAAAATTGGAGAAAACGACGAGATTTTAGTTAAAGGACCGAATGTTATGCTGGGCTATCATAATAAACCTGAAGAGACCGCTAAAGCCATTGATAAAGACGGCTGGTTTCATACCGGTGACCAAGGTAAATTTGACGAGTTCGGGAATTTAATTATTACGGGAAGACTTAAAGAACTGATAGTCACATCTTATGGTAAAAAGATTCCGCCAATTCCAATTGAAGAAAAGTTATGCAAAAGCAAATATATTGAGCAGGCGGTGTTATATGGTGATAAGAAGAATTTTATCATTGCGTTGATTGTGCCTAAGCAAAAAGCAGTGGAAGATTATGCTAAAAGTAATTCAATCGTTTATCAAAAATATCCAGAACTATTACGTAGAAATGAGATTAAAAGTTTATTCAGATGGGAGATTGATATTGCATGTAAAGATTTAGCACCATATGAGAAAATAAAAGCATTTGCCTTGATAACTGAAAGTTTCACAATTGAAAATGGGTTGCTTACACCAACATTGAAATTGCGAAGAAGTAAAATCTTTGAGAAATATCATAGTTTAATTGAAGAAACTTACGAGAAAGCAAGTAAAGAAGCATTTCGGATATAG
- a CDS encoding T9SS type A sorting domain-containing protein, giving the protein MTDVSELTSGIINQKLEINPNPARKYFTICGRRSIDRIRIYDITGRVVKEEKFKSSKGEKEPKVSLDGIKNGVYFIKADNSNQTVKIIITR; this is encoded by the coding sequence ATGACTGACGTATCAGAACTAACATCGGGTATAATAAACCAAAAACTGGAAATAAATCCGAATCCAGCAAGAAAATATTTTACGATTTGCGGACGGCGTTCTATTGACCGCATAAGGATTTATGATATTACAGGAAGAGTAGTAAAAGAAGAAAAGTTCAAAAGTTCAAAGGGTGAGAAAGAACCAAAAGTCTCGTTGGATGGAATTAAGAATGGTGTATACTTTATAAAAGCAGACAACTCTAATCAAACTGTAAAAATTATTATCACAAGATAG
- a CDS encoding T9SS type A sorting domain-containing protein — protein sequence MRNVIIVILIIFPITLRAQWEPDVRLTYNDSVSYTCLNNTWCITANGDTVHVVWSDRRDGNLEIYYKRSINSGTDWEQDTRLTNNSASSGNASVAVAGSYVHCVWLDDRDGNSEVYYKRSTNGGGSWGPDTRLTNNSVATYCPSLAVSGSNVHMVCQERWEAHQIYYKRSTNNGTTWGPTTRISYIYAFADGPSIAVTGTNLHVAFWDARSGGFGRINYKRSTNNGANWTEDSAITHDRIGAELPSIAVNASNIHLTWNSYRGTALRNIYYKRSTNGGVNWEDEYSLTNYSATSCAPSIAVSGLNVHIVWQSNRDGDYEIYYRQSVDGGITWLPEIRLTNSLGNSLYPSIAVSGSTVHVVWCDNRDGNYEIYYKRNPTANVSVADNQQMLSADNLLLEVFPNPARNYFTIRFSPTFNQVQSVIGLRIFDITGKLIREEKFKRSKDKKVHKVSLENIKSGVYFVKMGDDNITKKLIVAK from the coding sequence TTGAGAAATGTAATTATTGTTATATTGATAATATTTCCGATTACACTTCGAGCCCAATGGGAACCAGATGTAAGATTAACTTATAATGACAGTGTGTCTTATACTTGCTTAAATAATACTTGGTGTATAACTGCTAATGGTGATACTGTTCATGTTGTTTGGTCTGACAGACGGGATGGAAATTTAGAGATTTATTATAAACGTTCTATAAATAGTGGGACTGATTGGGAACAAGATACTCGCCTGACAAATAATTCCGCATCATCAGGAAACGCCTCAGTCGCAGTTGCCGGTTCGTATGTTCATTGTGTTTGGCTTGACGACCGAGATGGCAATAGCGAAGTCTATTACAAACGTTCTACTAATGGAGGCGGCTCTTGGGGACCGGATACTCGTCTCACCAATAATTCTGTTGCCACCTATTGTCCATCTTTAGCCGTTTCAGGCTCAAATGTTCATATGGTGTGTCAAGAAAGGTGGGAAGCACATCAAATTTATTACAAACGCTCAACTAATAATGGAACCACCTGGGGTCCAACAACTCGCATTTCATATATTTATGCTTTTGCTGATGGACCGTCAATTGCTGTAACGGGAACAAATCTTCATGTAGCTTTTTGGGATGCGCGGTCTGGAGGGTTCGGACGCATTAATTATAAACGTTCTACTAATAATGGTGCAAACTGGACTGAAGATTCTGCAATTACTCACGATAGGATTGGAGCAGAATTACCATCAATTGCGGTTAATGCTTCAAATATTCATTTAACTTGGAATAGTTATCGTGGAACTGCGCTACGCAATATTTACTATAAGCGTTCTACTAATGGCGGAGTCAACTGGGAAGACGAATATTCCCTTACAAACTATTCTGCAACTTCTTGTGCGCCATCAATTGCGGTTTCGGGTTTAAATGTTCACATTGTCTGGCAAAGCAATCGGGATGGAGATTATGAAATTTACTATAGGCAATCTGTAGATGGCGGAATTACCTGGTTACCTGAAATTCGTCTGACAAATTCTTTGGGTAATTCGTTATATCCATCAATTGCCGTTTCTGGTTCTACGGTTCATGTTGTTTGGTGTGATAATCGAGATGGAAATTATGAAATATACTACAAGCGCAATCCAACAGCAAATGTCAGTGTAGCAGATAATCAACAGATGCTTTCCGCTGATAACCTTTTGCTGGAAGTCTTTCCGAATCCGGCAAGGAATTATTTTACGATTCGCTTTTCGCCGACTTTTAATCAGGTTCAGAGTGTCATAGGACTAAGGATATTTGATATAACAGGCAAACTGATAAGAGAAGAAAAGTTCAAAAGGTCAAAAGATAAAAAAGTGCACAAGGTCTCGCTGGAAAATATTAAAAGCGGTGTCTATTTTGTGAAAATGGGCGATGATAATATAACTAAAAAGTTGATTGTAGCAAAATAG
- a CDS encoding ABC transporter ATP-binding protein/permease: MIIIIIITIIGTGISLSFPYILKLLIDGIKTQLAVPKLLTYVGILLGLGVHRSLVNVGLPYVRGRTNELFNWNIRSLVFRHILKLGHSFTNKFPSGDIIERLDQDLGELSWFACSGVFRPLEGILTIIIALIILIKLNPLLTLISVLPVWLAVLVWLKLGPLVYTWYRAWREKISEANNHLESSFTGIKIIKSYCAEDWNIKRFNEILKERINRSVTVTKAEAKIGIFFSGIAELGILLILWVGGMFVIKQRLSLGSFVAFNVYILMLITPMFDIGNFFVAGRRAKAGEERIRELKDTSPDIKISPTPQKFSQWQSIEFKDVSFQYEPNRHFVLQHINLIIKPKMKIGIAGTVGSGKSTIIKLLLRICEPTKGEILLNDIDYRQLDLDQWRSLFGYAPQEASLFSDTIYNNIVWGRDKNIKNQIQSLTEITQLDEDIKTFPDGIQQQVGERGIRLSGGQKQKVALSRALFSNPEILILDDATSNLDAQTEQKLINSLTSSQFAQTLLIISHRLTLLSICDIIYCLDKGKIVETGTHQELLSKKGLYWKLYQRQILEKGLAIMHNE, encoded by the coding sequence ATGATAATAATCATTATCATCACCATAATCGGAACCGGTATTTCTTTATCATTTCCTTATATATTAAAATTACTTATTGATGGTATTAAGACTCAACTTGCAGTTCCAAAACTATTAACCTATGTTGGTATTCTTCTTGGTTTAGGAGTTCATCGTTCTCTGGTCAATGTCGGCTTACCTTATGTTCGTGGTCGGACCAATGAACTATTTAACTGGAACATTCGCAGTCTGGTCTTTCGTCATATCTTAAAATTAGGACATAGTTTTACCAATAAATTTCCCAGTGGCGATATAATTGAACGATTAGACCAAGACTTAGGTGAACTATCTTGGTTTGCTTGTTCGGGTGTCTTCCGTCCCTTAGAAGGCATTTTAACGATAATCATTGCCCTTATAATTCTAATAAAACTCAATCCTTTATTAACTCTGATTTCAGTCTTACCAGTTTGGCTGGCGGTTTTAGTCTGGTTAAAATTAGGACCACTCGTCTATACTTGGTATCGTGCTTGGCGCGAGAAAATTTCCGAAGCCAATAATCATCTGGAATCATCATTTACTGGTATCAAGATAATTAAATCGTATTGTGCCGAGGACTGGAATATTAAACGATTTAATGAAATCTTAAAAGAACGGATTAATAGGTCTGTAACTGTAACCAAAGCCGAAGCCAAAATTGGAATATTCTTTTCTGGCATTGCTGAACTCGGCATTCTTCTAATTCTTTGGGTTGGCGGTATGTTTGTTATAAAACAACGATTAAGTCTTGGTTCATTTGTTGCCTTTAATGTTTATATCCTGATGCTGATAACTCCAATGTTTGATATTGGTAATTTCTTTGTTGCCGGCAGAAGAGCCAAAGCCGGTGAAGAACGCATCCGAGAACTAAAAGATACTTCTCCGGATATTAAAATTAGTCCCACACCACAAAAATTTAGCCAATGGCAATCAATTGAGTTCAAAGATGTCAGTTTCCAATATGAACCCAATCGGCATTTTGTGCTTCAACATATTAATCTAATTATCAAACCCAAGATGAAGATTGGAATTGCCGGAACAGTGGGGTCAGGAAAATCGACCATCATAAAATTATTATTGAGAATTTGTGAACCTACCAAAGGAGAAATTTTGCTCAATGATATTGATTACCGACAATTAGATCTAGACCAATGGCGGTCTCTATTTGGTTATGCGCCTCAAGAAGCATCGCTCTTTTCTGATACGATATATAATAATATCGTCTGGGGAAGAGATAAAAATATCAAAAATCAAATCCAATCTTTAACTGAAATTACGCAATTAGACGAGGATATAAAAACTTTTCCTGATGGTATTCAACAACAAGTGGGTGAAAGGGGCATTAGATTATCTGGAGGTCAAAAACAAAAAGTTGCCTTAAGCCGAGCATTGTTTTCCAACCCCGAAATTCTAATTTTAGATGACGCAACATCCAATCTTGATGCTCAAACCGAACAAAAATTAATCAACTCTTTAACCAGTTCACAATTTGCGCAAACTTTGCTCATCATATCACATCGTCTGACCTTACTTTCAATTTGTGATATTATCTATTGTCTGGATAAGGGTAAGATTGTTGAAACCGGAACTCATCAAGAACTACTATCTAAAAAAGGTTTATATTGGAAACTTTATCAGCGACAAATCTTAGAAAAAGGACTTGCCATTATGCACAACGAATAG
- a CDS encoding ABC transporter ATP-binding protein/permease — MFGNDLFYLEEEVAEIKTSTRKLLQRLLPYFYKFRTRIITATILLLVSTGLGLLGPVLLKHAIDVDIKQGSISGLVRTSIIYLVLQIVVYLIGYFQRVSLAIVGERACALLKENLYRHIINLPLSFFDKNPVGKLLTRVDSDTEAIKNLFTTSAVVLTQDLVLLIGMSVVMSIINYKLFLVILILLPPFIYAFWWFQKNIRPVYLKVRRKVAEINNFVNETLQALPVVQAFNREEHSYQKMENLSKDKFQQELVGMKLWYRIWFLVDFGEVLGLVLILGIGGIWALKGLITIGTLFLFANYITRLFMPLRGLSDQLNIIQRALASAERIFGIFSERTEESPKIEIRQSLRSFRMTTSQEPKICFQHVYFKYETTEKTEQIREWILEDINFSVKNGEKIALVGETGGGKTSIISLLLKFYLPQKGNILIDNKDIMAIDYQTVRSKIGFVPQDIILFPGSVLDNLRLFDKQISLEQVKSAVDRIKILPTIENFPNGFETDLVARGINLSLGERQLLSFARALVREPEILILDEATSSVDPHTERLLQEGLETLLKGRTAIIIAHRLATIQMVDRIFVIHQGKIVEQGTHLELLKKHGYYYRLYRLQYLEKRTISEQKPTSFSIK, encoded by the coding sequence ATGTTTGGTAATGATTTGTTTTATTTAGAAGAAGAAGTTGCTGAGATTAAGACTTCGACGCGTAAGTTATTACAGCGTCTTCTCCCCTATTTTTATAAATTCCGTACCAGAATTATCACCGCCACAATATTACTTTTAGTCTCTACTGGTTTAGGTTTATTAGGTCCAGTCTTATTAAAACATGCTATTGATGTTGATATTAAACAAGGTAGTATTTCGGGATTAGTTCGAACTTCAATAATTTATCTTGTGCTTCAAATTGTTGTATATTTAATTGGCTATTTTCAACGCGTCTCTTTAGCCATCGTTGGAGAACGTGCCTGCGCTCTACTTAAAGAAAATCTATATCGTCATATTATTAATCTTCCTTTATCTTTCTTTGATAAAAATCCAGTGGGAAAACTACTGACCCGAGTTGATTCTGATACTGAAGCCATCAAAAATCTATTTACCACTTCAGCCGTCGTTTTAACCCAAGATTTAGTTTTGCTTATTGGAATGTCAGTTGTGATGTCAATTATTAACTATAAATTATTTTTAGTAATTCTTATTCTATTGCCACCATTTATTTATGCTTTCTGGTGGTTTCAGAAAAATATTCGACCAGTTTATCTTAAAGTCCGTAGAAAAGTTGCAGAAATAAATAACTTTGTCAATGAAACCTTACAAGCATTACCCGTAGTTCAAGCATTCAATCGAGAAGAACATTCGTACCAAAAAATGGAGAATCTTTCTAAAGATAAATTCCAACAAGAACTGGTGGGAATGAAATTATGGTATCGGATTTGGTTTTTAGTTGATTTTGGTGAAGTTTTAGGATTAGTTTTGATTTTAGGCATAGGTGGCATCTGGGCATTAAAAGGACTAATTACAATCGGCACACTTTTTTTATTTGCCAATTATATCACGCGTCTCTTTATGCCACTTCGAGGTCTATCGGACCAATTAAATATTATCCAAAGGGCATTGGCTTCAGCCGAAAGAATTTTCGGTATTTTTTCTGAGCGAACCGAAGAATCTCCAAAGATTGAGATTCGTCAGTCGCTTCGCTCCTTCAGAATGACAACCAGTCAAGAACCTAAGATTTGTTTTCAACATGTCTATTTTAAGTACGAGACAACAGAAAAGACCGAGCAAATTCGGGAATGGATTTTAGAAGATATTAATTTCTCAGTAAAAAACGGTGAGAAGATTGCGTTAGTAGGAGAAACCGGCGGTGGCAAGACATCAATTATCAGTCTACTCTTAAAATTCTATTTGCCCCAAAAAGGTAACATCTTAATAGATAACAAAGATATAATGGCTATCGATTATCAGACCGTTCGAAGTAAAATTGGATTTGTTCCTCAAGACATTATTCTTTTTCCTGGCTCGGTCTTGGACAATCTTCGACTATTTGACAAACAGATTTCATTAGAACAGGTTAAATCCGCAGTTGATCGAATAAAGATACTTCCAACTATTGAAAATTTTCCCAATGGCTTTGAAACAGATTTAGTTGCTCGGGGCATAAATCTATCTTTGGGTGAAAGACAACTATTATCTTTTGCCCGTGCCTTAGTGCGTGAGCCTGAAATTCTCATCTTAGATGAAGCAACTTCTTCAGTCGACCCACATACTGAACGATTACTTCAAGAAGGACTCGAGACCCTATTAAAAGGTAGAACTGCAATTATTATTGCTCATCGGCTTGCCACAATTCAAATGGTTGATAGAATCTTTGTCATTCATCAAGGTAAAATTGTTGAGCAAGGCACGCACTTAGAACTACTAAAAAAGCATGGCTACTATTATCGACTTTACCGTTTACAATACTTAGAAAAAAGAACAATTAGTGAGCAAAAACCTACCAGTTTTTCTATTAAATAA